Proteins co-encoded in one Candidatus Hydrogenedentota bacterium genomic window:
- a CDS encoding DUF1559 domain-containing protein has product MKRHGFTLIELLVVIAIIAILAAILLPALARAREAAKRASCLNNLKQMGIVFKMYSSESKSEKYPQMKVFQCDGSLVAWNQIPKPDAIFPEYLSDWRVLLSPSWVHHDDPEVVYDEGNTSWELWQAMPGFTDNGTVEPCEVNTEPYYYNGYAVSRNTFDGWTTEADFDPLFAAGLVVDDAVELGGDAGAPDRDWDLGFALPNGRTELKRLREGIERFFITDINNPAGGAQAQSDVVVMHSGISDEPTHFVHVPGGATVLYMDGHVEFVKWNAGIGPYPMNFGGLVFHELSDTE; this is encoded by the coding sequence ATGAAACGTCATGGATTTACGCTAATCGAACTGCTCGTTGTCATCGCGATTATCGCGATCCTCGCCGCGATCCTCCTGCCCGCGCTCGCGCGGGCGCGCGAAGCGGCAAAACGGGCGTCGTGCCTGAACAACCTTAAGCAAATGGGAATCGTCTTCAAAATGTACTCGAGCGAATCGAAAAGCGAGAAGTATCCCCAAATGAAGGTTTTCCAGTGCGATGGTTCCCTGGTCGCGTGGAACCAGATACCTAAACCCGATGCGATTTTCCCCGAGTACCTGTCGGACTGGCGCGTACTCCTCAGCCCGAGCTGGGTACACCACGACGATCCCGAGGTCGTTTACGACGAAGGAAATACATCGTGGGAACTGTGGCAGGCGATGCCCGGATTTACGGACAACGGGACCGTGGAGCCGTGCGAAGTCAATACGGAGCCCTATTATTACAACGGCTATGCCGTATCGAGGAACACGTTTGACGGATGGACGACGGAAGCGGACTTCGATCCGCTGTTCGCCGCGGGGCTTGTCGTGGACGACGCAGTCGAGTTGGGAGGGGATGCCGGCGCGCCCGACCGCGATTGGGATCTCGGGTTTGCGCTGCCGAACGGGCGCACCGAACTCAAGCGCTTGCGCGAGGGCATCGAGCGGTTCTTCATCACGGATATCAACAACCCCGCGGGCGGCGCACAGGCGCAGTCCGATGTCGTTGTCATGCACTCCGGCATATCCGACGAACCGACCCACTTCGTGCACGTGCCCGGCGGGGCAACGGTCCTGTACATGGACGGGCACGTGGAGTTCGTCAAATGGAACGCGGGGATCGGCCCGTACCCGATGAATTTCGGCGGGCTCGTTTTCCACGAACTCAGCGACACGGAGTAG